A window from Cryptomeria japonica chromosome 1, Sugi_1.0, whole genome shotgun sequence encodes these proteins:
- the LOC131069137 gene encoding squamosa promoter-binding-like protein 1: protein MENEVGAQVAYFSNPFPHGGFSQPRSGDRYNGHVRNAGWNVNSWDWDSVMFKAKPVEENRLGKSSSNIHNIVVPSGNLSVSLYPSTDSNKRKQSSEEEDAGNLTLKLGGSSYGDDSNSKNNKRFRSGSAVTSYPSCQVDNCRTDLTAAKDYHRRHKVCEAHSKASKTLVGNIMQRFCQQCSRFHPLEEFDEGKRSCRRRLAGHNKRRRKTQPEESGGRGFLPEDVNRVLRNLDISALVTVLSRQLQANDTMEKLLGRLVWDQDYLVQCLSKLKFVSSSEDSRQNKMQTHQAIDLNISQDTQAHAPKQDARAQGLETNGPQSTAPNFEIVRMLSGLIQRSPEALSLLHGSLMGQQTPNFKSNDQPVNKRFPGIKPAIFAPEIVSGTAGLGVCHKVAESSTSRGGLGFPLHILDSSETPHCPNNVTLKQSFANCNPMEERLSSRSPSSSPPVVQKFFPLHSREDSKDNDSVSAGEEIELMPDESPSDDGHRKISIPNCGMSSDQNHFRLCSVRAGSDLKISGYTSSGSDQSPTSSNSDTQERTSRIIFKLFGKDPSDFPQMLRTQIFEWLSHIPSDMESYIRPGCVILTVFASMPSAAWDQLRGDLQERMKLLLSRDCSNDFWENGRIIVQAEQQFASLNSGKIQLYRSCRSRDAPKILSVRPIAVVAGEETRLIVTGYNLMVPGTKILCAYQGKYISEEVIPEDHQICSETPINKNAPLEHKFSGGPANVLGRLFVEVERHLKGNSFPVIVADSAICGELRSLEGDMDRLSEGVAIKKDSEMHSQANVQLNAHEDVVSFLNELGWLLQCNSYSEKKSVLPGVLPRRFKFLLTYAVERDWNFLLKRVLDMLFSVYAEEGSNQEALTVISEVNLLHRAVKRNCRRVVDMLLSYAYGDFAFSPGAIGPGSLTPLHIAASMQNAEDIVDALTSDPGKIGLDAWTTALDASQHTPHAYALMRNNHSYNRLVERKLVDSISAQLTITILKEPSLNASAVKGAGSDTNLSRQTVDKLPQKCGECARFASKRVSRMTGYHGAMYRPFVFSLLATAAVCVCVCLLYKGPPTVNSTPPFMWEKIEYGAI, encoded by the exons ATGGAAAATGAAGTAGGCGCACAGGTTGCATACTTTTCAAATCCGTTTCCTCACGGAGGGTTTTCTCAGCCGAGGAGTGGAGACAGATACAATGGCCACGTGCGTAACGCAGGGTGGAATGTGAATTCCTGGGACTGGGACAGTGTAATGTTCAAAGCAAAGCCTGTTGAGGAAAACAGGCTTGGTAAGAGTTCTTCCAATATTCATAATATTGTAGTTCCTTCAGGAAATTTAAGTGTTAGTTTGTATCCGTCGACCGACAGCAATAAAAGAAAGCAGTCTTCTGAAGAAGAAGATGCCGGAAACCTTACGTTGAAGCTCGGGGGAAGCTCATATGGTGATGACAGTAATTCAAAGAACAACAAGCGGTTCAGATCTGGGTCTGCCGTCACCTCATATCCGTCATGCCAAGTAGACAATTGCAGAACAGATCTTACCGCTGCGAAGGATTATCACAGAAGGCACAAAGTATGCGAGGCTCATTCCAAGGCTTCCAAAACCCTCGTTGGAAATATTATGCAGCGGTTCTGTCAACAATGTAGCAG GTTCCATCCCCTTGAAGAATTTGACGAGGGAAAGAGAAGCTGCCGGCGTAGACTTGCAGGGCATAATAAGCGAAGGCGAAAAACACAACCTGAAGAGAGTGGAGGCAGAGGATTCTTACCAGAAGATGTTAACAGAGTTTTGAGAAATTTGGATATTTCTGCCCTCGTTACTGTATTGTCAAGGCAGCTTCAAG CTAATGACACCATGGAGAAATTGCTAGGCCGTTTAGTATGGGACCAGGATTATCTTGTACAATGCTTGAgcaaattgaaatttgtgtcttCTTCGGAAGATTCAAGGCAAAACAAAATGCAGACTCATCAGGCAATAGACCTCAACATTTCACAAGACACGCAAGCACACGCTCCAAAGCAAGATGCCAGGGCCCAAGGTCTAGAGACAAATGGTCCGCAGTCAACTGCCCCAAATTTCGAAATTGTGAGGATGCTCTCAGGTTTGATACAACGCTCCCCTGAAGCCCTTAGTCTTCTGCATGGATCCTTGATGGGGCAGCAGACTCCAAATTTTAAGAGTAATGATCAACCGGTCAATAAAAGGTTTCCTGGCATCAAGCCAGCCATTTTTGCACCTGAAATTGTTAGTGGTACAGCAGGTTTGGGTGTATGTCATAAAGTTGCAGAAAGTTCTACCTCTCGAGGGGGTCTTGGTTTTCCATTGCATATTCTTGACTCTTCTGAGACTCCACACTGCCCAAATAATGTGACTTTAAAGCAGTCTTTTGCTAATTGCAATCCCATGGAAGAGAGGTTGTCTTCAAGAAGTCCATCTTCATCACCTCCAGTTGTCCAGAAATTCTTTCCTTTGCATTCAAGAGAGGACAGTAAGGATAATGACAGTGTTTCGGCTGGTGAGGAAATCGAGTTAATGCCTGATGAGAGTCCTAGTGATGATGGCCACCGCAAAATCTCCATACCAAACTGTGGCATGAGCAGTGACCAGAACCATTTTCGTTTATGCTCCGTACGTGCAGGATCAGATCTCAAAATTAGTGGCTATACTTCATCAGGCTCGGATCAGTCTCCTACAAGTTCCAATTCAGATACTCAG GAACGGACAAGTAGAATTATTTTCAAGCTTTTTGGCAAAGATCCAAGTGATTTTCCTCAGATGTTGCGAACCCAG ATATTTGAGTGGTTGTCTCATATCCCATCAGACATGGAGAGCTATATAAGGCCTGGTTGTGTGATACTTACTGTATTTGCATCCATGCCTTCAGCTGCATGGGATCAG CTGAGAGGAGACTTGCAAGAACGCATGAAATTGTTGCTTTCTAGGGATTGTAGTAATGATTTCTGGGAAAATGGTCGAATAATAGTTCAAGCTGAACAGCAATTTGCCTCATTAAACAGTG GTAAGATTCAGTTGTACAGATCTTGCAGGTCAAGGGATGCTCCTAAAATACTTTCAGTCAGGCCTATTGCAGTAGTAGCTGGTGAAGAAACCAGGCTTATTGTCACAGGCTACAATTTGATGGTTCCTGGTACAAA AATTCTTTGTGCTTATCAGGGAAAATATATTTCAGAAGAAGTTATTCCAGAAGATCATCAAATATGCAGTGAGACTCCCATCAACAAGAATGCTCCACTTGAACATAAATTCTCAGGGGGTCCAGCTAATGTTTTGGGTCGTCTTTTTGTGGAG GTTGAACGGCATTTAAAGGGGAACAGCTTTCCAGTCATTGTGGCAGACAGTGCAATCTGTGGAGAGCTCCGAAGTCTAGAAGGTGACATGGACAGACTTAGTGAGGGTGTAGCAATAAAGAAGGATTCAGAAATGCATTCTCAAGCTAATGTCCAATTAAATGCACATGAGGATGTTGTAAGTTTCTTGAATGAGCTTGGATGGCTTTTACAGTGTAATTCCTACTCTGAAAAGAAGTCTGTTTTGCCTGGAGTCTTGCCTCGCCGCTTCAAGTTTCTATTAACTTATGCTGTGGAAAGGGACTGGAATTTTCTTCTTAAAAGAGTTCTGGATATGCTGTTTAGTGTGTATGCTGAAGAAGGATCAAATCAAGAGGCATTGACTGTCATCTCGGAAGTTAACTTGCTGCACAGGGCAGTGAAGAGAAATTGCAGGAGAGTTGTGGATATGTTGTTATCCTATGCTTATGGAGACTTTGCATTTAGTCCAGGTGCGATAGGGCCGGGAAGTCTTACACCACTGCATATAGCTGCAAGTATGCAAAATGCAGAGGATATTGTTGATGCTTTGACCAGTGATCCAGGAAAG attgGATTAGATGCTTGGACCACAGCCTTGGATGCAAGCCAGCATACACCACATGCTTATGCCTTAATGAGAAATAATCATTCATATAACCGGTTGGTTGAAAGAAAACTGGTAGATAGCATAAGTGCTCAGTTGACAATAACAATCTTGAAAGAACCTTCCTTGAATGCTAGTGCAGTTAAGGGAGCTGGTTCAGACACAAACTTGTCTCGGCAGACAGTAGATAAGCTACCTCAGAAATGTGGCGAGTGTGCAAGATTTGCCTCCAAGAGAGTATCAAGGATGACGGGCTATCATGGAGCCATGTATCGTCCATTTGTTTTCTCCTTGCTGGCTACTGCAGCAGTTTGTGTCTGTGTATGCTTGCTATACAAGGGACCCCCAACAGTAAATTCAACTCCACCCTTCATGTGGGAAAAGATTGAATATGGTGCAATTTAA